The Candidatus Bathyarchaeota archaeon genome includes a region encoding these proteins:
- a CDS encoding pyridoxamine 5'-phosphate oxidase family protein: MSSFHVRRKDREITNTSEMQQVLKATKYVTIALCMNNEPYLVSLSHGYDQAKNCLYFHCAPEGKKLVYAQVNPQVWGQAVLDYGVTDECDYAYTSVHFSGKLSLITDLEEKRHALETLVRQSSNTPEEKLARVKPEKLAKTTMCRIDLTYMSGKKHQAPPKTQP, from the coding sequence ATGTCGTCATTCCACGTTAGACGCAAAGACCGAGAAATCACCAACACCTCCGAGATGCAGCAGGTTCTTAAAGCCACAAAATACGTCACCATAGCCTTATGTATGAACAACGAGCCCTACCTTGTTTCGTTAAGCCACGGCTACGACCAAGCTAAAAACTGCCTCTACTTCCATTGTGCACCGGAAGGCAAAAAACTGGTCTACGCGCAGGTTAACCCGCAGGTTTGGGGACAAGCCGTTCTGGATTATGGAGTCACCGACGAATGCGACTACGCCTACACTTCAGTGCATTTCAGCGGCAAACTAAGTCTTATCACGGATTTAGAGGAAAAGAGGCATGCGCTTGAAACCCTTGTACGCCAAAGCTCCAACACCCCTGAAGAGAAACTGGCGCGAGTGAAGCCTGAAAAACTCGCCAAAACCACAATGTGTAGAATAGACCTCACCTACATGTCGGGTAAGAAGCACCAAGCGCCACCCAAAACGCAGCCCTAA
- a CDS encoding isopropylmalate synthase, whose product MDIKDYFFKMKPLKTEAIIDDTTLRDGLQMPGLAAGPKDAAKVAQLLSEVGVERIEMFHYQEPDKKAAKLIQNLNLDMRIAGWCRAVKDDIDSAVKCGFKEVGISHPVSFIHFKAKWPEKTTEQILANVVEVTEYAAKTCGLRTFVHGEDSTRADWTFEKKFINAVADAGAECYRICDTVGIGLPDEEAPLPIGIPAKVKAIKKETKIPAIEIHAHDDFGNAVGNTMAAIKAASGLYDKVYASTTYLGIGERAGNAETEKIILNLYLHRGFKKFEGKTQKLKQVADFIGKATGFVVPPNKAIVGDYGFAHESGIHTHGVLNDPWTYEPYPPELVGNTRRLTIGKQSGKGIIKHKITELTGTVPDDGTVAMVVETVKDIYANGRRASLKEEEFKKILRVLKILPENGNGHC is encoded by the coding sequence ATGGACATAAAAGATTACTTCTTCAAAATGAAGCCCCTAAAAACCGAAGCAATAATAGATGATACCACCCTCCGAGACGGCCTCCAAATGCCAGGATTAGCCGCTGGACCAAAAGACGCCGCCAAAGTAGCGCAACTACTCTCAGAAGTCGGCGTTGAACGCATAGAAATGTTCCACTACCAAGAACCGGACAAAAAAGCAGCTAAACTCATCCAAAACCTAAACCTCGACATGCGTATCGCTGGGTGGTGCCGCGCAGTTAAAGACGACATCGACAGCGCAGTAAAATGTGGCTTCAAAGAAGTAGGAATATCCCACCCCGTCTCATTCATACACTTCAAAGCCAAATGGCCAGAAAAAACCACCGAACAAATCCTAGCCAACGTAGTCGAAGTTACAGAATACGCAGCCAAAACCTGCGGATTACGCACATTCGTACACGGCGAAGACAGCACACGCGCAGATTGGACGTTTGAAAAGAAATTCATCAACGCCGTTGCAGACGCAGGTGCAGAATGCTACCGCATATGCGACACCGTGGGCATCGGGTTGCCCGACGAAGAAGCGCCTCTACCCATCGGTATCCCCGCAAAAGTGAAGGCAATCAAGAAGGAAACCAAAATCCCCGCCATAGAAATCCACGCTCACGATGACTTTGGTAACGCAGTCGGCAACACTATGGCCGCAATAAAAGCTGCCTCAGGCTTATACGACAAAGTGTATGCAAGCACCACATACTTGGGCATAGGTGAACGTGCAGGAAACGCAGAAACCGAGAAAATCATCCTTAACCTCTACCTACACAGGGGCTTCAAAAAGTTTGAGGGCAAAACACAGAAACTCAAGCAAGTCGCAGACTTCATCGGCAAAGCCACAGGTTTCGTTGTGCCGCCTAACAAAGCAATTGTAGGTGACTATGGATTTGCACATGAGTCAGGCATCCACACACACGGCGTTCTCAATGATCCCTGGACCTACGAGCCTTATCCCCCAGAGTTGGTTGGCAACACGCGACGATTAACTATCGGCAAACAGTCAGGTAAAGGCATCATAAAACACAAAATCACCGAATTAACTGGAACTGTCCCCGACGACGGTACAGTCGCCATGGTGGTTGAAACCGTCAAAGACATCTACGCTAACGGTCGCCGCGCATCGCTTAAAGAGGAAGAATTCAAAAAAATCCTCCGTGTCCTGAAAATCCTGCCTGAAAACGGCAACGGGCACTGCTGA
- a CDS encoding ribosomal protein L13e, with translation MHHIKPTIVSQKGKQKQGKGFSINELKAAGISKQQAQRAGLPVDVRRKSEHEENVAAIKAHAKKSKA, from the coding sequence ATGCACCACATAAAACCCACCATTGTTAGCCAGAAGGGCAAACAAAAACAGGGCAAAGGCTTCAGCATAAACGAGCTAAAAGCTGCAGGCATCAGCAAGCAGCAAGCTCAGCGGGCTGGCTTACCTGTTGATGTGCGCCGAAAGAGCGAACATGAGGAAAACGTGGCTGCGATTAAGGCACACGCCAAGAAATCAAAAGCCTAA
- a CDS encoding 50S ribosomal protein L15e, with protein sequence MAYKYIAEEWAKPEDSFVDELMRQRLVEWRKQPSTVRIENPTRLDKARKLGYKAKQGFVVARTKVRRGGLRKLRPKAGRRPKRMGVNKFKPAKNLRLIAEERTAKHFPNLEVLNSYWVGEDGRHKWFEVILVDPNAPTIKTDKDISWITEKQHTSRVFRSMTSAGKNVRGLHHRGAGAEKVRPSHRKGAKKHHGVKRQRKGDGQ encoded by the coding sequence ATGGCATACAAATACATAGCTGAAGAATGGGCGAAACCCGAAGACAGTTTCGTCGATGAACTCATGCGCCAACGCCTCGTAGAATGGCGAAAACAGCCTTCGACTGTGCGCATAGAGAACCCAACCAGACTTGATAAAGCAAGAAAACTCGGCTACAAAGCCAAACAGGGCTTCGTAGTTGCAAGAACCAAAGTCCGCAGAGGTGGACTTAGAAAATTACGGCCAAAAGCAGGCAGACGCCCCAAACGTATGGGTGTCAACAAATTCAAGCCCGCAAAAAACCTACGCTTAATCGCAGAAGAAAGAACTGCAAAACACTTCCCGAACCTAGAAGTACTTAACAGCTACTGGGTTGGCGAAGACGGCAGACACAAATGGTTCGAAGTGATCCTTGTGGACCCCAACGCACCGACCATAAAAACTGACAAAGACATCAGTTGGATCACCGAGAAACAGCACACAAGCCGTGTCTTCCGCAGCATGACCAGCGCAGGCAAAAACGTTAGAGGCTTACATCACCGCGGTGCAGGCGCAGAAAAAGTGCGACCAAGCCACCGAAAAGGCGCAAAGAAACACCACGGCGTAAAACGTCAACGCAAAGGAGACGGCCAATAA